One Candidatus Palauibacter polyketidifaciens genomic window carries:
- a CDS encoding alpha/beta hydrolase-fold protein, protein MQFDPHAQAHRQEPSMPRSPAIAALEERLASDSGGVDAVDAFLAANEFPLAEPPLYTFVYRGRADAVRLRHWVHGLQTSAPFRRVDRTDLWCYTLELPDESRVEYKIEVLVHGRAEWIEDPLNPQRARDPFGANSVVQARGYEIPDWARESEEVRRGVMEELAVESEALESARHVTVYRPAEFRANRRYPLLIVHDGGDYVEYAGLRHVLDRLIDRFEIPRMIVALLHPGDRLSEYSADPAHARFVAEELLPRLERDYPLLPDTESRGLMGASLGAVASFHAALAYPGCFGRVLLQSGSFLFTDIGANESGPVFDRIVDMMNAYRAAPTAIAEKAFVSVGVYEPLVSENRALIPVLRRGGADVRFVESRDGHNWENWRDRLREGLSWLFPGPLWMVYE, encoded by the coding sequence ATGCAATTCGATCCCCACGCCCAGGCCCACCGGCAGGAACCGTCCATGCCGCGTTCGCCCGCGATCGCGGCGCTCGAGGAGCGGCTCGCGTCCGACTCCGGCGGCGTGGACGCGGTGGACGCGTTCCTCGCTGCGAACGAATTCCCGCTCGCCGAGCCGCCCCTCTACACGTTCGTGTATCGGGGCCGTGCCGACGCCGTGCGGCTCCGACACTGGGTGCACGGACTCCAGACCTCGGCGCCCTTCCGCCGCGTGGACAGAACGGATCTCTGGTGCTACACGCTCGAACTCCCCGACGAGTCCCGCGTGGAATACAAGATCGAAGTGCTCGTCCACGGCCGCGCGGAGTGGATCGAAGACCCCCTGAACCCCCAGCGCGCCCGCGATCCGTTCGGCGCGAACTCCGTCGTGCAGGCGCGGGGCTACGAGATCCCCGACTGGGCCCGTGAGAGCGAGGAGGTCCGGCGCGGCGTGATGGAGGAACTCGCGGTCGAGAGCGAGGCGCTCGAGTCCGCCCGGCACGTGACGGTGTACCGTCCGGCCGAGTTCCGCGCCAACCGGCGCTACCCACTGCTCATCGTGCACGACGGCGGAGACTACGTCGAGTACGCCGGCCTCCGGCACGTGCTCGACCGACTGATCGATCGCTTCGAGATCCCCCGGATGATCGTCGCCCTTCTGCACCCTGGCGACCGGCTGTCGGAATACTCGGCGGACCCGGCGCACGCGCGGTTCGTCGCCGAGGAGTTGCTCCCGCGCCTCGAGCGCGACTATCCGCTCCTCCCGGATACCGAGTCGCGCGGGCTCATGGGCGCGAGTCTGGGCGCCGTCGCCTCCTTCCACGCCGCGCTCGCATACCCCGGTTGCTTCGGCCGCGTGCTGCTTCAGTCAGGCTCTTTCCTCTTCACGGACATCGGAGCCAACGAAAGTGGCCCCGTGTTCGACCGCATCGTCGACATGATGAACGCCTACCGGGCCGCGCCGACCGCCATTGCCGAGAAGGCGTTCGTCTCCGTGGGCGTGTACGAACCGCTCGTCTCGGAGAATCGAGCCCTGATCCCGGTCCTCCGCCGCGGCGGCGCGGACGTGCGCTTCGTCGAGTCGCGCGACGGCCACAACTGGGAAAACTGGCGCGACCGCCTGCGCGAGGGCCTGTCGTGGCTCTTCCCGGGTCCGCTGTGGATGGTCTACGAATGA
- a CDS encoding alpha-amylase/4-alpha-glucanotransferase domain-containing protein has product MSRNPLRFSFAIHLHQPVGNFDHVFEDHLTAVYRPLLDAIHRHAAYPVSLHLSGPLLDWIERHAPDFLDDLGTRAAHGHIELLASGRYEPILAALPSLDRVEQVEWMRADLRGRFGIETSGLWLTERVWEPDLAADLARAGIEYTLLDDRHFLACGLGREELDGVFTTESGGEQIRLLPIDERLRYLIPFRPVEEIVDFFADRRRAGRGQLVLGDDGEKFGGWPDTRDWVHGGWLDAFLEALNAGRGRGELELVTTGDAASGPSRGLIYPAAGAYREMEEWTLPRPAARRLERLVVTASGGESDDPLIRGGHWKGFLRRYPESNRMHKTALRLSAISRDRGDAARTRRAIARAQCNDAYWHGVFGGVYLPHLRRAVWRELAAAEQQLREEEDIACEILDFDLDGHDEIWIHSARSSVVISPARGGATEILTVFRDGVNYVDVLSRRLEAYHGDPTESVVTRERGGSVAPRARNRNHGIASVHDRESEAPIAPAPDRVPLALLQEAALAPPNSPDLGGWSVIVDWRPHPFRLAGVPGLEPGSEFGRIRLHLKSEPGLPRLDKTLDIHGDGRIEATLDWSAAGLPADSRVVTRLPLAHPMRVEARASGGESHESRTRIVTLARSERGFEEIDQGELVEVAWPAAVRRAHVSLTPEAGSGGAGGPQ; this is encoded by the coding sequence GTGAGCCGGAACCCGCTCCGTTTTTCATTCGCGATTCACCTCCATCAGCCGGTGGGGAACTTCGACCACGTGTTCGAAGATCACCTGACGGCGGTGTACCGGCCGCTCCTCGACGCGATCCACCGGCACGCGGCCTACCCTGTCTCGCTTCACCTCTCCGGCCCCCTCCTCGACTGGATCGAGCGCCACGCACCCGACTTCCTCGACGACCTCGGGACGCGGGCGGCGCACGGCCACATCGAGCTCCTCGCCTCCGGACGCTACGAGCCCATCCTCGCGGCGCTCCCGTCGTTGGACCGGGTGGAACAGGTCGAATGGATGCGGGCGGATCTTCGCGGCCGGTTCGGGATCGAGACCAGCGGCCTCTGGCTCACGGAGCGCGTATGGGAACCCGATCTCGCCGCGGATCTGGCGCGCGCGGGCATCGAATACACGCTCCTCGACGACCGTCATTTCCTCGCCTGCGGACTCGGGCGCGAGGAACTGGACGGCGTCTTCACGACAGAGAGCGGCGGTGAGCAGATCCGGCTCCTTCCGATCGACGAACGGCTTCGGTACCTGATCCCGTTCCGGCCCGTGGAGGAGATCGTGGACTTCTTCGCCGATCGGCGCCGGGCGGGACGCGGTCAACTCGTTCTCGGCGACGACGGCGAGAAATTCGGTGGCTGGCCGGACACCCGCGACTGGGTGCACGGCGGCTGGCTGGACGCGTTCCTCGAAGCGCTGAACGCGGGCCGCGGGCGGGGCGAACTGGAGTTGGTCACGACCGGCGACGCGGCCTCCGGACCGAGCCGCGGGCTCATCTATCCCGCGGCGGGCGCATACCGCGAGATGGAGGAATGGACACTCCCACGTCCGGCCGCCCGTCGCCTGGAGCGGCTTGTCGTCACGGCGTCCGGCGGAGAAAGCGACGATCCGCTGATCCGCGGCGGACACTGGAAGGGATTCCTGCGTCGATACCCCGAGTCGAATCGCATGCACAAGACGGCGCTCCGACTCTCCGCGATCTCGCGGGATCGCGGAGACGCCGCCCGGACCCGCCGTGCCATCGCGCGGGCGCAGTGCAACGACGCGTATTGGCACGGCGTGTTCGGCGGGGTCTACCTTCCCCACCTGCGCCGGGCGGTGTGGCGCGAACTCGCCGCGGCCGAACAGCAGCTGCGCGAGGAAGAAGACATCGCGTGCGAGATTCTCGACTTCGACCTGGACGGCCATGACGAGATCTGGATCCATTCGGCCCGGAGTTCCGTCGTGATCAGCCCCGCACGCGGCGGCGCGACCGAGATTCTCACGGTCTTCCGGGACGGCGTGAACTACGTCGACGTCCTCTCCCGCCGCCTCGAGGCCTACCACGGGGATCCAACGGAATCCGTCGTGACGAGAGAGAGAGGGGGAAGCGTGGCCCCTCGGGCGCGAAACCGGAACCATGGCATCGCCTCGGTCCACGACCGCGAATCCGAAGCGCCGATCGCACCCGCGCCGGACCGCGTCCCCCTGGCCCTGCTGCAGGAGGCCGCCCTCGCACCGCCCAACAGCCCGGACTTGGGGGGATGGTCCGTCATCGTGGATTGGCGGCCCCACCCGTTCCGGCTCGCCGGCGTGCCGGGTCTCGAGCCCGGCTCCGAGTTCGGCCGGATCCGTCTCCACCTCAAGTCCGAACCGGGTCTTCCCCGCCTCGACAAGACGCTCGACATTCACGGCGATGGCAGAATCGAAGCGACGCTCGACTGGAGCGCGGCCGGCCTTCCCGCGGACAGCCGGGTCGTCACCCGCCTGCCGCTCGCGCACCCCATGAGGGTCGAAGCCAGGGCGTCCGGGGGCGAGTCGCACGAGTCGCGCACACGGATCGTGACGCTGGCCCGGTCCGAACGTGGCTTCGAGGAAATCGACCAGGGGGAACTCGTCGAAGTCGCGTGGCCGGCCGCGGTCCGACGGGCGCACGTCAGCCTTACACCCGAAGCAGGCTCCGGCGGCGCCGGAGGTCCGCAATGA
- a CDS encoding glycogen/starch synthase produces the protein MPAIAKPAPTRPPAGVKPPEELAVVHLVAEYWPYARTGGLAEAVRGIATFQAAQGTPVTVFMPLYRSVREAFPDLEPIADSFRVHVGRRVEEVRILQHPGPRRNPRVLFVDHPGCFDRDGIYGEGGSDYGDNPFRFALYNLAALRILPELANVPVVVHAHDWHAALAPVFLRTRFAGREAHDRMAAVLSIHNAGYQGLQGPEVLEEIGLPRELFHWRLMEFHGHVNLLKGGLVFADYATTVSPTHAHELRTATGGFGLHGSFIEMGDRFLGILNGVDLEVWNPETDDEIAATFSSTDVAGKAVCKRALQQEYSLTEAPREPLYGMTARLVGQKGLDLLIDGGPLERAEGQFIFLGQGEERYETALRELAGRHPDRVAVDTEFAEPKEHRLLAGIDLLLMPSLYEPCGLTQMRAQLYGVLPVARRVGGLADTIEDQVTGFLFDGYTSEDLEIALGRAAALYAGSPEAWNEHVVQAMTRDFGWATSAGRYLDVYRRALAAHAPSD, from the coding sequence ATGCCTGCAATCGCCAAGCCAGCGCCGACACGACCGCCGGCCGGGGTCAAGCCCCCGGAGGAACTTGCCGTCGTGCATCTCGTCGCCGAGTACTGGCCGTACGCCCGCACCGGCGGCCTCGCGGAGGCGGTGCGGGGCATCGCGACCTTCCAAGCCGCCCAGGGCACCCCTGTCACGGTCTTCATGCCGCTCTACCGATCGGTGCGCGAGGCCTTTCCCGACCTGGAGCCGATTGCGGACAGCTTCCGGGTGCACGTCGGGCGTCGCGTGGAAGAAGTCCGGATTCTCCAGCATCCCGGCCCGCGCCGGAATCCGCGCGTGCTCTTCGTCGATCATCCCGGGTGCTTCGACCGGGACGGGATCTACGGGGAAGGCGGGTCCGACTACGGGGACAACCCGTTCCGCTTCGCCCTCTACAACCTCGCGGCGCTCCGGATTCTGCCGGAACTCGCCAACGTGCCGGTCGTCGTGCACGCGCACGACTGGCATGCGGCCCTCGCCCCCGTCTTCCTGCGAACGCGGTTCGCGGGACGCGAGGCGCACGACCGCATGGCGGCGGTCCTTTCCATTCACAACGCCGGCTACCAGGGACTTCAGGGGCCTGAAGTACTCGAGGAGATCGGGCTTCCGCGCGAGCTGTTTCACTGGCGGCTCATGGAATTCCATGGCCACGTGAACCTGCTCAAGGGGGGTCTCGTATTCGCGGACTACGCGACCACCGTGAGTCCCACGCATGCGCACGAGCTTCGCACCGCCACCGGCGGGTTCGGGCTCCACGGCTCGTTCATCGAGATGGGCGACCGTTTCCTCGGAATCCTGAACGGAGTCGACCTGGAAGTCTGGAATCCCGAGACGGACGATGAGATCGCCGCGACGTTCTCGAGTACGGATGTGGCCGGGAAAGCCGTGTGCAAGCGGGCGCTGCAACAGGAGTACTCGCTGACCGAAGCGCCGCGCGAACCGCTGTACGGAATGACCGCGCGGCTCGTCGGGCAGAAGGGGCTGGACCTCCTCATCGACGGCGGGCCGCTGGAGCGGGCCGAAGGGCAGTTCATCTTTCTCGGCCAGGGCGAAGAACGGTACGAAACGGCGCTGCGCGAGTTGGCCGGGCGGCATCCCGACCGCGTCGCCGTGGACACCGAGTTCGCGGAACCCAAGGAGCACCGGCTCCTGGCGGGAATCGACCTTCTCCTGATGCCGTCGCTCTACGAACCCTGCGGCCTCACGCAGATGCGGGCGCAGCTTTACGGCGTGCTCCCGGTCGCCCGGCGCGTCGGGGGGCTGGCCGACACGATCGAGGATCAGGTCACGGGCTTCCTGTTCGACGGGTACACGTCGGAAGACCTCGAGATCGCGCTCGGGCGGGCCGCCGCGCTGTATGCGGGGAGTCCGGAAGCCTGGAACGAGCACGTGGTCCAGGCGATGACCCGCGATTTCGGCTGGGCAACCAGTGCGGGCCGCTATCTGGACGTGTATCGGCGGGCGCTCGCCGCGCACGCTCCGAGCGACTGA
- a CDS encoding DUF3536 domain-containing protein: MDRTTVVLHGHFYQPPREDPWTDRLRREPSAAPFENWNERIAAECYEPLARAGAFDWLSFDLGPTLARWLEGERPDIHESFVRGDRASRERLGHGNAVAQPYHHIILPLASRREKETEVRWGLRDFERRFGRRAEGMWLPETAVDVASLEVLAAEGVAFTILAPHQVANVPGGGVGRVRLGGDRDIAVFIYDGDLSHGVAFGALLDGRDAWFEALRAAACRGAPFVALATDGETFGHHHGGADRALMQVIARARGSEEVKIGNFASALAAAGDVPFVTLEEPTSWSCAHGVERWRSECGCRMAPHLDSRQHWRRPLREALETLAAGLDEAFALLAPGRLSEPRQALAALGDVLGDPSGLEDFAARAAGGTARGEHRDEALSLLELARDRAAMFTSCAWFFDDVAGIEATQVLGYAAHALDRLRRLAPERAGALETAFVEDLAKAPANDADLGNAAIAYEREFKSGADARVPADA; encoded by the coding sequence TTGGATCGGACCACGGTTGTCCTTCACGGCCATTTCTACCAGCCGCCGCGGGAGGACCCGTGGACGGACCGGCTCCGTCGCGAGCCGAGTGCGGCCCCGTTCGAGAACTGGAACGAACGGATCGCCGCGGAATGCTACGAACCCCTGGCACGCGCGGGAGCGTTCGACTGGTTGAGCTTCGACCTCGGCCCGACGCTCGCGCGCTGGCTCGAAGGGGAGCGCCCGGACATCCACGAGAGCTTCGTCCGCGGGGACCGGGCGAGCCGCGAGCGGCTGGGGCACGGCAACGCCGTCGCGCAGCCCTACCACCACATCATCCTGCCGCTCGCCTCCCGCCGCGAGAAGGAGACGGAGGTGCGCTGGGGGCTGCGGGACTTCGAGCGGCGCTTCGGGCGGCGGGCCGAGGGCATGTGGCTCCCCGAGACGGCCGTCGACGTCGCCTCGCTCGAGGTCCTGGCGGCGGAGGGCGTGGCCTTCACGATCCTGGCCCCGCACCAGGTCGCGAATGTCCCGGGCGGCGGCGTGGGGCGGGTCCGCCTCGGCGGGGACCGCGACATTGCGGTCTTCATCTACGACGGCGACCTCTCGCATGGCGTGGCGTTCGGGGCTCTGCTCGACGGCCGTGACGCGTGGTTCGAGGCGCTGCGGGCGGCCGCGTGCCGCGGAGCTCCCTTCGTGGCGCTGGCAACGGATGGCGAGACGTTCGGACACCACCACGGGGGCGCCGACCGCGCGCTCATGCAGGTGATCGCCCGCGCCCGCGGGAGCGAAGAAGTGAAGATCGGGAACTTCGCCTCGGCGCTTGCCGCCGCCGGTGACGTGCCGTTCGTGACCCTGGAGGAGCCGACTTCCTGGAGTTGCGCCCATGGAGTGGAGCGCTGGCGCTCGGAGTGCGGGTGCCGGATGGCGCCTCACCTGGATTCGCGGCAGCACTGGCGAAGGCCGCTTCGGGAGGCGCTCGAGACGCTCGCCGCCGGACTCGACGAGGCCTTCGCGCTCCTCGCGCCGGGGCGGCTGTCGGAACCCCGGCAGGCGCTGGCGGCCCTGGGAGACGTCCTCGGCGACCCCTCGGGGCTGGAGGATTTCGCGGCCCGAGCCGCTGGAGGCACCGCGCGCGGGGAACACCGGGACGAAGCGCTATCGCTCCTCGAACTCGCCCGCGACCGGGCCGCGATGTTCACCTCGTGTGCCTGGTTCTTCGACGATGTGGCGGGGATCGAGGCCACGCAGGTGCTCGGCTACGCCGCGCACGCGCTCGACCGCCTGCGCCGGCTCGCGCCGGAGCGCGCAGGGGCGCTGGAGACCGCCTTCGTCGAGGACCTCGCGAAGGCGCCGGCGAACGACGCCGACCTCGGGAACGCGGCGATCGCCTACGAGCGCGAGTTCAAATCGGGCGCCGACGCCCGCGTCCCGGCAGACGCGTGA
- a CDS encoding alpha/beta hydrolase-fold protein: MKLGTSWWSHRLGQEVNVARWGEVGVPFLMFPTAGGDAEEIERFLVIDTVADYLTDGRIKVYSCDSVAGRVMLGREGTPEHRMAVLNGFQEFVYREFVPMIREDCNDPGIEIIVAGSSIGAFNALAMLCRFPDAFSHAVCMSGTYDLQRFLKHDTGVEANATEDFHRASPVHHLPRLAGETLDRLRQRFVLLASGRGRAEDIGESWRAASLLGRKGVPNRMDDWGEEWHHDWPTWRNMLLRYLDELLPAS, from the coding sequence ATGAAACTCGGTACCAGCTGGTGGTCGCATCGTCTCGGCCAGGAAGTCAACGTCGCGCGCTGGGGCGAGGTCGGCGTGCCCTTCCTCATGTTCCCCACCGCCGGAGGAGATGCGGAGGAGATCGAGCGCTTCCTCGTCATCGACACGGTGGCGGACTACCTGACGGACGGCCGGATCAAAGTCTATTCGTGCGACAGCGTGGCGGGCCGCGTCATGCTCGGACGGGAGGGGACTCCCGAACACCGCATGGCCGTGCTCAACGGGTTTCAAGAGTTCGTCTACCGCGAGTTCGTCCCCATGATCCGGGAGGACTGCAACGATCCCGGGATCGAGATCATCGTCGCGGGCTCCTCCATCGGAGCGTTCAACGCACTCGCCATGCTGTGCCGGTTTCCCGACGCCTTCTCGCACGCCGTGTGCATGAGCGGCACATACGATCTCCAGCGCTTTCTGAAACACGACACGGGCGTCGAAGCGAACGCGACGGAAGACTTCCACCGCGCCTCGCCTGTGCACCATCTGCCACGGCTCGCGGGCGAGACGCTCGACCGGCTGCGTCAGCGCTTCGTCCTCCTCGCCTCCGGGCGCGGGCGGGCGGAGGACATCGGCGAATCCTGGCGCGCGGCCTCGCTCCTCGGGCGGAAGGGCGTGCCGAACAGGATGGATGACTGGGGTGAAGAATGGCACCACGACTGGCCCACGTGGCGCAACATGCTCCTCCGCTACCTCGACGAACTGCTTCCCGCTTCCTAG
- the glgB gene encoding 1,4-alpha-glucan branching protein GlgB, protein MCGCKGRRPARKGRAATRWQIEHEKASGPPGPLQTPARDPSFPLKASDFAAFHAGRESALHDLLGAHPCERGAEAGTRFAVWAPRAERVSVVGSFNAWDGETHPMTPVGDAGVWERFLPGVGPGDLYKFQVESGTRGAPGGPPLAVDKADPLGRAAEVRPGTASRVASTGPHDWTDAAWVETRPARAAPGVPISIYEVHPGSWRRSPDGSWLGYRALARELLPYAADLGFTHIELLPVMEHPYDGSWGYQTVGYFAPTSRYGPPEDFAHFVDEAHRLGLGVVLDWVPGHFGPDLHGLRTFDGAPLYEAGEESRALHPDWGTLAFDFGRPEVVSFLLSSARYWIEHHHVDGLRVDAVASMLHLDYSRDEGEWEPNELGGRENLGAIAFLKGLSEMVHGDFPGVLLFAEESSAWPGVTTPVAEGGLGFDFKWNMGWMNDTLRVLAAPPERRPHLHRRLTFSLHYAHTERHLLPLSHDEVVHLKRSLVDKMPGTEAEKFAGLRLLLGYMWTHPGAKLLFMGGEIGERREWDEDGALGWSLLEASSNPAHRAHRGLRRWVRALNRLYASEPALHALGHSPEGFEWLDVHDARRSVLSYVRWRPAWEGFVVVVANFSATARPAYRVALPEAGPYRVLLDSGDPDFGGSGRSAVPARAEEVPRHGRPASLAVDLPPLGFLVLQRSEESDDT, encoded by the coding sequence ATGTGTGGCTGCAAGGGACGGCGCCCGGCCCGGAAGGGACGCGCCGCGACGAGGTGGCAGATCGAACACGAAAAAGCTAGCGGCCCGCCCGGACCTCTCCAAACCCCGGCGCGCGATCCTTCGTTCCCTCTGAAGGCCTCCGACTTCGCGGCGTTCCACGCGGGACGGGAGTCCGCCCTCCACGATCTCCTCGGTGCGCACCCGTGCGAGCGCGGCGCGGAGGCGGGTACGCGGTTCGCCGTATGGGCCCCGCGCGCGGAACGGGTCAGCGTCGTGGGCTCGTTCAACGCGTGGGACGGAGAGACGCATCCCATGACCCCGGTGGGCGACGCCGGCGTGTGGGAACGCTTCCTCCCCGGCGTCGGTCCCGGAGACTTGTACAAGTTCCAGGTGGAATCCGGGACGCGCGGCGCCCCGGGCGGGCCCCCTCTCGCGGTCGACAAGGCGGATCCCCTCGGACGCGCCGCAGAAGTCCGGCCGGGCACCGCGTCGCGTGTTGCGTCGACCGGCCCGCACGACTGGACGGATGCGGCGTGGGTCGAGACTCGCCCCGCACGCGCGGCACCCGGCGTCCCCATCTCCATCTACGAAGTCCATCCCGGTTCCTGGCGCCGGAGCCCGGACGGCTCGTGGCTGGGGTATCGCGCGCTCGCCCGGGAGTTGCTGCCCTATGCCGCGGACCTGGGCTTCACGCACATCGAACTTCTCCCCGTCATGGAACACCCGTATGACGGGAGCTGGGGATACCAGACCGTCGGGTACTTCGCCCCCACCTCCCGCTACGGGCCTCCGGAAGACTTCGCGCATTTCGTGGACGAGGCCCACCGCCTGGGGCTGGGGGTCGTGCTCGACTGGGTGCCGGGCCACTTCGGCCCCGACCTCCACGGCCTGCGGACGTTCGACGGCGCCCCCCTCTACGAGGCGGGGGAGGAATCGCGGGCCCTTCATCCGGATTGGGGCACGCTCGCCTTCGATTTCGGTCGGCCGGAGGTCGTCTCCTTCCTCCTCTCGAGCGCGCGCTACTGGATCGAGCACCACCACGTGGACGGCCTGCGCGTCGATGCCGTGGCGTCGATGCTCCACCTCGACTATTCCCGTGACGAGGGAGAGTGGGAGCCGAACGAACTCGGGGGACGGGAGAACCTCGGCGCGATCGCCTTCCTCAAGGGGCTTTCGGAGATGGTCCACGGCGACTTTCCGGGCGTCCTCCTGTTCGCGGAGGAGAGCAGCGCGTGGCCCGGCGTGACGACGCCCGTGGCTGAGGGCGGGCTCGGCTTCGACTTCAAGTGGAACATGGGGTGGATGAACGACACGCTCCGGGTACTGGCCGCTCCGCCCGAGCGGCGGCCGCACCTGCACCGGCGCCTCACGTTCTCGCTTCACTACGCGCACACGGAGAGGCATCTTCTTCCGCTGTCGCATGATGAAGTCGTTCACCTCAAGCGTTCTCTCGTAGATAAGATGCCGGGGACGGAAGCGGAGAAGTTCGCCGGCCTGCGGCTCCTCCTCGGCTACATGTGGACGCACCCCGGAGCCAAGCTCCTCTTCATGGGAGGGGAGATCGGGGAACGACGGGAATGGGATGAGGACGGTGCGCTGGGCTGGAGTCTGCTGGAGGCGTCATCGAATCCGGCGCACCGGGCGCACCGCGGGCTCCGGCGCTGGGTGCGGGCGCTGAACCGTCTCTACGCGAGCGAACCCGCGCTGCACGCCCTGGGCCACTCGCCGGAGGGGTTCGAGTGGCTGGACGTGCACGACGCCCGACGCAGCGTGCTGAGCTACGTCCGTTGGCGGCCGGCGTGGGAAGGGTTCGTCGTCGTGGTCGCCAACTTCTCCGCCACCGCACGGCCGGCGTATCGGGTCGCCCTTCCGGAAGCTGGGCCGTACCGCGTCCTGCTGGACAGCGGCGACCCGGATTTCGGGGGGAGCGGACGCTCCGCGGTTCCGGCCCGCGCGGAGGAGGTTCCCCGCCACGGGCGTCCCGCCTCGCTCGCGGTCGATCTTCCCCCGCTGGGTTTCCTCGTGCTCCAGCGCTCGGAAGAGTCGGACGACACGTAG